Genomic window (Planococcus sp. MSAK28401):
ACGACTGCTTCGCCTGTTTTTTGGCACCCTACTACATAAGATGCGTGAGCCAATTTTTCGTCGTAGAAATATCGTAATAACATGGAATCAATCTCCTTTTGGTTGGTTTCGGTTTCTTAAACCCAATATACCCCGCAGGGTATAAAATGTAAATATATATGCTTTAGTTTTTTACTGGCTTTTCTCAAGACATAAAAAAAAGCTTCAAGAGCGCAGCAACTGCGCTCTTGAAGCTTAAAGGCGTATTATTTTTTTCCGTTGAAGAAATCCGGAAGCTCGCTCACTTTCATGGGAAACTCTGCTTTGCGCTTATCGACGAAGGATTGGATGCCTTCATCCGCATCGGCATTTTGCCCGGCCCAGTGAAGGAACTTCGATTCGGCGAGATGCGACTCATGTGGATGATCCACGCCAAGCATCTTCCATAATAATTGGCGCGTAAAGCTATTGGATGTGGCGGCGGTATTTTCTGCAATGTCCCGTGCGATTTCATATGCTTTTTCAAGCGGATCTTCCGATTCATATTGCATGAGCCCCGCCTCCACCGCTTCAGCCGTCGGGATGTAGCGCCCCGTCAGTGTCCATTCGAGTGCTTTTCCGATGCCGACGATGCGCGGCAAAAACCAGCCGGAGGAAGCTTCCGGGCCAATGCCGCGGCGTCCGAAGACGAAGCCGATTTTCGCATCTTTTTTGACGATGCGGATATCCATCGGCAAAGTCATGGTCATGCCGATGCCGACTGCAGGGCCGTTGATGGCGGCAATGATCGGTTTTTTCACTTCATAAACTTGGTTGCTGACCTGCCCGCCGAGGTCCCGGTATTCTTCCGCACTTTGTTCGGAAGCGAACGTCGAGCCGCCGTCCGATAAGTCCATGCCGGCACAAAACGCCCGCCCGGCACCGGTCACGACAATGACGCGCACAGCATCGTCACCATTAACGTTTTGGTAGAAATGAAGCAGCTCGTCGTTCATTTTTTCTGTATAGGCGTTCATTTTTTCAGGGCGATTCAAGGTCAATGTCAGAATCCCGTCCGATAATTCGGTTTTAATGGTTTCGTACAAGCGCATTCACCCCTTCTTCGTATTCCCGCTCCAGCTGCTCAACAGCTTCCTTGACCGTCTCGCGCTTCGTCACCGTCGTCACGCCGTGTCCAGCCGACCAAATATCGCGCCACGCCTTGGCATTGACGAGATGGGACAAATCGACTTCTGTTTTCGGCTTTAAGGTTTTCGGATCGATGCCTTGTTTTTCAAGGCTTGGGATGAGGACATTCACCGGGACGCCGCTGAACGAATCGGTATATAAAACGTCTTCGATCGAGGAGTCGATGACCATCTGCTTGTACTCTCCCGGAGCGTTGCTTTCTTCGACCGCCAAAAAGCGCGTCCCCATATAGGCATAATCTGCGCCCATCAATAAAGCAGCTGCCACATCTTGCCCGGTGGACAAAGAACCGGACAGGATGATGGTGCCGTCAAAGAACTTTTTGACCGCCGCAATGAAAGCGAACGGATTGAGCGTGCCCCCGTGCCCGCCAGCGCCTGCGCATACAAGGATCAATCCATCGACACCGCTTTGTGCCGCTTTCTTCGCATGCTTAGCGTTTGCCACATCGGAATAAACAAGGCCGCCGTATGCGTGGACGATTTCGAGTACTTCTGCAGGCGAGCCGAGCGAAGTGATGACAATCGGCGGCTGATGCTCACGGATCAATTCCACGTCTTCGTCATAGCGCTTGTTCGAACCGCGGTGGCTGATGAAATTGACCGCCCAGGGAACATCGCCGAGCGCTTCTTTTACTTCAACAAGCC
Coding sequences:
- a CDS encoding enoyl-CoA hydratase-related protein, with the protein product MRLYETIKTELSDGILTLTLNRPEKMNAYTEKMNDELLHFYQNVNGDDAVRVIVVTGAGRAFCAGMDLSDGGSTFASEQSAEEYRDLGGQVSNQVYEVKKPIIAAINGPAVGIGMTMTLPMDIRIVKKDAKIGFVFGRRGIGPEASSGWFLPRIVGIGKALEWTLTGRYIPTAEAVEAGLMQYESEDPLEKAYEIARDIAENTAATSNSFTRQLLWKMLGVDHPHESHLAESKFLHWAGQNADADEGIQSFVDKRKAEFPMKVSELPDFFNGKK
- a CDS encoding NAD(P)H-dependent flavin oxidoreductase, producing MPKLPVIVAPMFLVSTPQMVIESGRAGVIGSFPLLNARPVEECAKWLVEVKEALGDVPWAVNFISHRGSNKRYDEDVELIREHQPPIVITSLGSPAEVLEIVHAYGGLVYSDVANAKHAKKAAQSGVDGLILVCAGAGGHGGTLNPFAFIAAVKKFFDGTIILSGSLSTGQDVAAALLMGADYAYMGTRFLAVEESNAPGEYKQMVIDSSIEDVLYTDSFSGVPVNVLIPSLEKQGIDPKTLKPKTEVDLSHLVNAKAWRDIWSAGHGVTTVTKRETVKEAVEQLEREYEEGVNALVRNH